One window of the Candidatus Endomicrobium procryptotermitis genome contains the following:
- the gatA gene encoding Asp-tRNA(Asn)/Glu-tRNA(Gln) amidotransferase subunit GatA: protein MDEILTVSVKDLRIKILSGEVKSVDAVKACYKRIKEVEPKVKAFLKLNEEQALKHAAASDKKIKSGVKCGILEGIPIAIKDNIMIKGESMTSASKYLENYVSPYDAAVIEKLKEAGAVFIGRTNMDEFAMGGSTETSAYQKTANPWDIERIPGGSSGGSAVAVSSAMAPFALGSDTGGSIRQPAGFTGIVGYKPSYGLISRYGVCALASSFDQIGSFSKNVYDTALLVSVIAGKDYRDPVCEPTEQTDYTAGLENPDTLKNLKIGIPKELSDYDTDGEILKSFEGVIKNLQLYGAEIVEISAPSYKYVPALYKVIMCAEVSANIATFDGIRYGYRSPNGISLNDEYAKSRSQSLGYEVKKRILFGTYVLGAKNYYRCYHQAQRVRTLLINDLNKALSECDFIFSPATLQMPVKFGEYLPEECDIFLIAANLGGFPGITVPCSFVKSHMPMGVHFMGKRFSDAKLFQAASAFERISGFDISKYPKI, encoded by the coding sequence ATGGATGAAATTTTAACTGTTTCAGTGAAGGATTTGAGAATAAAGATTTTATCGGGAGAAGTAAAAAGTGTCGATGCCGTAAAAGCGTGTTATAAACGCATAAAAGAAGTCGAGCCTAAAGTAAAAGCTTTTCTAAAGCTCAATGAAGAGCAGGCTTTAAAACACGCAGCAGCCTCCGACAAAAAAATAAAGTCAGGTGTGAAATGTGGAATTCTCGAAGGAATTCCGATAGCCATAAAAGATAATATAATGATAAAAGGCGAAAGCATGACTTCCGCTTCGAAATATCTTGAAAATTATGTTTCTCCTTATGATGCTGCCGTCATAGAAAAACTTAAAGAAGCAGGTGCTGTTTTTATCGGCAGAACAAATATGGACGAGTTTGCCATGGGTGGATCAACTGAAACTTCGGCTTATCAAAAGACGGCAAATCCATGGGATATCGAGCGCATTCCAGGAGGTTCTTCCGGCGGAAGCGCCGTTGCCGTCAGTTCTGCGATGGCTCCTTTCGCATTGGGTTCAGATACGGGCGGTTCAATAAGGCAGCCTGCCGGCTTTACAGGAATAGTAGGATACAAGCCTTCTTATGGACTTATAAGCAGGTATGGAGTTTGTGCTTTAGCTTCTTCTTTCGACCAGATAGGCAGTTTTTCAAAAAATGTTTACGATACAGCTTTGTTGGTAAGCGTGATAGCAGGAAAAGATTACAGGGATCCAGTTTGCGAACCTACCGAACAAACGGATTATACTGCTGGGCTTGAAAATCCCGATACATTAAAGAATTTAAAAATAGGAATACCAAAAGAACTTTCAGATTATGATACAGACGGCGAAATTTTAAAATCTTTTGAGGGAGTCATAAAAAATCTACAGCTTTACGGAGCAGAAATCGTCGAAATAAGCGCTCCATCTTACAAATATGTTCCGGCGCTTTATAAAGTTATTATGTGTGCAGAAGTTTCCGCAAATATCGCCACTTTTGACGGCATTCGTTATGGATACCGTTCTCCGAATGGCATAAGTTTAAATGACGAATACGCAAAAAGCAGGTCACAGTCTCTGGGATATGAAGTAAAAAAGAGAATACTGTTTGGAACTTACGTCCTTGGAGCCAAAAATTATTACAGATGCTATCATCAAGCGCAGAGAGTGCGTACGCTGCTTATTAATGATTTGAATAAAGCTCTTTCCGAATGCGATTTTATTTTTTCACCTGCGACTTTGCAAATGCCCGTAAAATTCGGAGAATATCTGCCGGAAGAATGCGACATATTTCTTATAGCCGCCAATCTCGGAGGATTTCCCGGAATTACAGTTCCGTGCAGTTTTGTGAAAAGTCATATGCCAATGGGCGTACATTTTATGGGAAAAAGATTTTCCGATGCAAAACTTTTTCAAGCGGCAAGCGCTTTCGAAAGAATTTCAGGTTTCGATATTTCAAAATATCCCAAAATATAA
- the gatB gene encoding Asp-tRNA(Asn)/Glu-tRNA(Gln) amidotransferase subunit GatB: MSNYETVVGLEVHMQINTKSKVFCECSTEFGAEPNSNTCVICTSQPGAIPILNKKAVEAIIKTGLALNFTVNKQCTFARKQYFYPDVPKNYQITQSEPPLCSNGKLAIAVDGKEKVINLTRIHLEEDAGKLVHEIGSRKLDYSLLDLNRASVGLMELVTEPELSSPQEALEFLTELRTIVRYIGASECSMEEGKMRCDVNVSVRPNGQKDLGTRVEIKNMNSISGVRDAIAYETERQIEVLSRGGKLVQETRLWEAEEGITKSMRSKEGALDYRYFPEPDLVPFNLPDSFIEELRAQVPELPKARKARLIKECALSEYDADFLTSSKQIADYYEEAVNAAKNKELAAKPLANWISTELSGKLNASGKEISESPVSSKDLSKLVSLILDGTISGKIAKTVFEEMYEKSVDPESVIKEKGLVQISDESAIIKICEEAIGESTKAVAEFKAGKERAIGAIVGLVMKKSKGQANPQIVNKILIEKLKG, encoded by the coding sequence ATGTCAAATTATGAAACTGTCGTGGGACTTGAAGTACATATGCAGATTAACACCAAATCGAAGGTTTTTTGTGAATGTTCTACGGAATTTGGAGCGGAACCAAACTCTAATACATGTGTAATATGCACGTCGCAGCCGGGCGCTATCCCGATACTGAACAAAAAAGCTGTAGAGGCTATTATAAAAACAGGGCTTGCTTTAAATTTTACAGTAAATAAACAATGCACATTTGCGCGAAAACAATACTTTTATCCGGATGTTCCGAAGAATTATCAAATTACACAGTCGGAACCACCCTTGTGTTCGAATGGCAAACTTGCTATAGCGGTTGACGGCAAAGAAAAAGTCATAAATTTGACAAGAATACATCTTGAAGAAGATGCAGGAAAGCTTGTTCACGAAATAGGCAGCAGAAAACTGGATTATTCGCTTCTCGATTTAAACAGAGCAAGTGTAGGACTGATGGAGCTCGTTACAGAACCGGAACTGAGTTCCCCACAGGAAGCGTTGGAATTTCTTACTGAGCTTAGAACTATAGTACGTTATATTGGCGCTTCGGAATGCAGTATGGAAGAAGGAAAAATGCGCTGCGATGTAAATGTCAGCGTGCGTCCCAATGGACAGAAAGATCTCGGTACAAGGGTTGAAATCAAAAATATGAATTCAATATCAGGAGTAAGAGATGCTATTGCCTATGAAACCGAAAGGCAGATAGAAGTTCTTTCACGCGGTGGAAAACTTGTTCAGGAAACGCGGTTATGGGAAGCTGAAGAAGGTATTACAAAGTCAATGCGCTCTAAAGAAGGCGCTTTGGATTACAGATATTTCCCTGAACCTGATTTGGTTCCATTTAACTTACCTGATTCATTTATAGAAGAGCTGCGCGCACAGGTGCCGGAGCTGCCGAAAGCGAGAAAAGCTAGATTGATTAAAGAGTGTGCATTATCGGAGTATGATGCCGATTTTTTAACGTCTTCAAAACAAATTGCCGATTATTATGAAGAAGCGGTTAATGCGGCGAAAAATAAAGAGCTTGCGGCAAAACCTTTGGCAAATTGGATTTCTACCGAACTCAGCGGAAAACTAAACGCTTCAGGCAAAGAAATAAGCGAGTCGCCCGTTTCAAGCAAAGATCTTTCCAAACTCGTAAGCCTTATTTTAGACGGTACAATTTCGGGAAAAATAGCTAAAACCGTTTTTGAGGAAATGTATGAAAAGTCCGTTGATCCCGAATCCGTAATTAAAGAAAAAGGACTGGTACAAATTTCCGATGAATCTGCAATTATAAAAATATGCGAAGAAGCTATAGGCGAAAGCACCAAAGCTGTTGCGGAATTTAAAGCCGGAAAGGAAAGAGCAATCGGTGCGATTGTCGGTTTGGTAATGAAAAAATCAAAAGGACAGGCAAATCCGCAGATAGTAAACAAAATTTTAATTGAAAAATTAAAAGGATAA
- a CDS encoding superinfection exclusion B family protein, giving the protein MHGSHKLWITISIFLVVIAFLLGMYFTATSDKVGAVIKKKQEEKLRKTTSQKRNPEELAYEVTAEKEEMLKQNGLAALNSNNAKTEEGNSR; this is encoded by the coding sequence ATGCACGGCAGCCATAAACTTTGGATAACTATATCAATATTTTTGGTAGTTATTGCTTTTTTGCTCGGAATGTATTTTACTGCTACATCCGATAAAGTCGGCGCAGTAATAAAAAAGAAACAAGAAGAAAAACTACGGAAAACTACATCTCAGAAAAGAAATCCTGAAGAACTTGCGTATGAAGTTACCGCAGAGAAGGAAGAAATGCTCAAACAAAACGGGTTGGCAGCTTTAAATTCAAACAATGCCAAAACAGAAGAAGGTAATTCACGATAA
- a CDS encoding phage tail protein encodes MKKILLLLLMFFIFAAVGFAEVPNEIRYTGRLKSYQTLVNDTVSMTFKLYYNETGGNSVWSSNAVNVSVSSGIFTYVLKPTGVDWSKGDIWLELTVGTNILTPREKLMAQPYSFHSATAEKLYSNNEISIQIGTTTAYIGVSNNRMYFKLLSSSNIEYLGVPPGTVIAYAGTNIPAGYLLCDGREVAISDYPDLFASIGSLYGTATSGKFKLPNLQGMFLRGYGEQTQVYPQKDGVNSTVYKAAEMGQFQGDSIRNITGLHPGMYGKADEYYSGANYVDGQFASSKDRQRKYTTYDGWEWGFGKQYFDASRVVPTTTENRPANYAVCYCIKY; translated from the coding sequence ATGAAAAAGATATTGCTGCTGTTGTTGATGTTTTTTATTTTTGCAGCTGTTGGTTTTGCCGAAGTACCAAATGAAATTCGTTACACAGGAAGATTAAAGTCATACCAGACGCTTGTAAACGATACGGTAAGCATGACATTTAAATTGTACTATAATGAAACAGGCGGGAATTCGGTGTGGTCATCAAATGCAGTAAATGTTTCAGTTTCCAGTGGGATTTTTACTTATGTTTTAAAGCCTACAGGAGTCGACTGGAGTAAAGGCGATATATGGCTTGAGTTAACAGTTGGGACAAATATTTTAACGCCAAGAGAAAAGCTGATGGCTCAGCCGTACTCGTTTCACTCTGCAACGGCGGAAAAGTTATATTCAAACAATGAAATATCAATTCAAATCGGCACAACTACCGCATATATAGGAGTAAGCAATAACAGAATGTACTTTAAGCTGCTATCTTCTTCAAATATTGAATACTTAGGTGTTCCTCCGGGAACTGTAATTGCTTACGCTGGAACAAATATCCCAGCCGGTTATTTACTTTGCGACGGCAGAGAAGTTGCTATTTCAGATTACCCGGATTTATTTGCTTCAATAGGTTCGCTTTACGGCACGGCGACAAGCGGCAAATTTAAACTTCCAAATTTACAAGGAATGTTTTTGAGGGGCTATGGAGAACAAACTCAGGTATATCCACAAAAAGACGGAGTTAATAGTACGGTATACAAAGCTGCTGAAATGGGACAATTCCAAGGTGATTCAATACGCAATATAACGGGATTGCATCCAGGAATGTATGGGAAAGCCGATGAATACTATTCAGGTGCAAACTATGTTGACGGACAATTTGCCAGCTCAAAAGATAGACAGAGGAAGTACACTACTTATGACGGTTGGGAATGGGGATTTGGGAAACAATATTTTGATGCTTCAAGAGTAGTTCCGACTACAACAGAAAACAGACCTGCTAATTATGCAGTATGCTATTGTATAAAGTATTGA
- a CDS encoding UvrD-helicase domain-containing protein: MTDILRNLNSSQKEAVLCTEGPLIIFAGAGTGKTRVITHRIAYLLDQGVPPWSILAVTFTNKAAEEMKKRINDLISGTGANVWVSTFHSFCAYFLRVEASKINLSPDFLIYDFVDQKNVIKDCIKELNIDEKKFKPSSITNKISRAKDDLQFPSDMAADAEHAGDFFSMVIAKVYQLYQKKLEMSQALDFGDLIMRTVISLQQYPTMLEHYQQRFKYILVDEYQDTNHAQYIFAKLLAAKHHNICVVGDDDQSIYSWRGADIKNILDFEKDYPEAKSVKLEQNYRSTPKILSVAWQVVKHNGGRVEKKLWTQNPDNGSVSVVKTADANDEAAKIVDIIDLNIHNKKYRLSDFAVFYRTNAQSRAFEDAFRRAGMPYTVIGTLKFYDRAEIKDITAYLKLIHNPNDNISLKRIINIPRRGIGKTSVENLEKEALKRGLSIWQTIPYAAEAGLNRGAVLALNSFVDLIKGFINLKESENVKTIAKQVITLSGYMKELENEDTPEAKVKIENIQELISAIDDFEKRSPDESLSGYLTQIALVSDVDGLDESQGKVTLMTLHLAKGLEFENVFLCGLEEGLFPIGESAFSPEELEEERRLMYVGMTRARKHLYLCWASERPVYGKTKWNIPSRFIMEAGFNEEFAQKQPSLSSFNHGFNKTKWSRHDNYSENLKNKAQYKYKDKDTYDYIPSEDEILHDEPLYVPASDSNPFKIGVVVLHPVFGKGKIIEKSGSGDDLKLIVLFENGQWKKLLARVSNLTLILS; encoded by the coding sequence ATGACCGATATTTTACGAAATTTAAATTCATCGCAAAAAGAAGCTGTTTTATGTACCGAAGGTCCTTTGATCATTTTTGCCGGCGCCGGCACTGGTAAAACACGGGTCATAACTCACAGAATAGCTTATCTGCTTGATCAGGGCGTTCCACCATGGTCTATCCTTGCCGTAACTTTTACCAATAAAGCCGCTGAAGAAATGAAAAAGCGCATAAACGATTTGATCTCTGGTACGGGAGCAAATGTTTGGGTTTCAACATTCCATTCTTTTTGCGCTTACTTTTTGCGCGTTGAAGCATCAAAAATAAATTTAAGTCCCGATTTTTTGATATATGACTTTGTGGATCAAAAGAATGTTATCAAGGATTGTATCAAAGAGTTAAATATTGATGAAAAGAAATTTAAGCCTTCTTCAATAACCAATAAAATAAGCCGCGCAAAAGATGATTTACAATTTCCATCGGATATGGCAGCTGACGCCGAACATGCAGGAGATTTTTTCAGTATGGTTATAGCTAAAGTTTATCAGCTGTACCAGAAAAAACTTGAGATGTCGCAGGCTCTCGATTTTGGAGACTTAATCATGCGTACGGTTATCTCACTGCAGCAATATCCCACCATGCTTGAACATTATCAGCAAAGATTCAAATATATTTTAGTTGACGAATATCAGGACACAAATCACGCACAGTACATATTTGCAAAACTTCTTGCCGCAAAACATCATAATATATGTGTCGTAGGCGATGATGATCAAAGTATTTACAGCTGGCGCGGCGCTGATATAAAAAATATTTTGGATTTTGAAAAAGATTATCCCGAAGCAAAATCCGTAAAACTCGAACAAAATTATCGTTCTACACCAAAAATTTTATCTGTGGCATGGCAGGTGGTTAAACATAATGGCGGCAGAGTAGAAAAAAAATTATGGACGCAAAATCCCGACAACGGTTCTGTCTCTGTGGTCAAAACAGCAGACGCAAATGATGAAGCTGCAAAGATCGTTGACATAATAGATTTAAATATACATAACAAAAAATACAGATTGTCAGATTTTGCGGTTTTTTACCGCACAAACGCCCAATCGCGCGCTTTTGAAGACGCATTCAGAAGGGCAGGCATGCCTTACACAGTCATAGGAACATTGAAGTTTTACGATAGGGCAGAAATTAAAGACATAACTGCTTATTTAAAGCTCATACATAATCCAAACGATAATATAAGTTTGAAAAGAATTATAAATATACCCAGAAGGGGCATAGGTAAAACATCTGTGGAAAATCTTGAAAAAGAAGCTCTGAAAAGAGGTTTATCCATTTGGCAGACAATACCTTACGCCGCTGAAGCAGGGCTGAACAGAGGAGCGGTTTTAGCTCTTAATTCTTTTGTGGATTTAATTAAAGGTTTCATCAATTTGAAAGAAAGTGAAAACGTAAAAACCATAGCCAAACAGGTAATAACGCTTTCGGGGTACATGAAAGAACTTGAAAACGAAGATACCCCTGAAGCAAAAGTAAAAATTGAAAATATTCAGGAATTAATTTCCGCTATCGACGATTTTGAGAAACGCTCGCCGGACGAATCGTTATCCGGCTATTTAACTCAAATAGCTTTGGTAAGCGATGTTGACGGTTTAGATGAATCTCAGGGAAAAGTCACTCTTATGACTCTTCATTTGGCAAAAGGTCTTGAGTTTGAAAACGTTTTTCTATGCGGACTTGAAGAAGGATTATTTCCGATAGGAGAATCTGCTTTCAGTCCAGAAGAGCTTGAAGAGGAAAGAAGATTGATGTATGTCGGAATGACAAGAGCGAGAAAACATTTATATTTGTGCTGGGCATCGGAACGTCCCGTTTATGGAAAAACCAAATGGAATATACCTTCGCGATTTATTATGGAAGCCGGATTTAACGAAGAGTTTGCGCAAAAACAGCCCAGCCTTAGCAGTTTTAACCACGGATTTAACAAAACAAAATGGAGCAGACATGACAATTATAGCGAAAATTTAAAAAACAAAGCGCAGTACAAATATAAAGACAAAGATACTTACGATTATATTCCTTCTGAAGATGAAATACTACATGATGAACCGCTATACGTTCCTGCTTCGGATTCAAACCCTTTTAAAATAGGCGTTGTCGTTTTGCATCCGGTTTTCGGCAAAGGTAAAATTATTGAAAAGTCCGGTTCCGGGGACGATTTAAAGCTTATCGTTTTGTTTGAAAACGGGCAGTGGAAAAAACTTCTGGCAAGAGTTTCAAACCTGACTTTAATTTTATCGTGA
- a CDS encoding glycosyltransferase family 61 protein — MNKLYSSDNFKEKFCKYASEITEYTGELKVETYNNAVVLPYYNSSHSSSPGALNVGGVFDYKGNIIELSKTKVSEQTVHVGAPEIYNVEQKFRYIDDDVIFLGNFSTHFGHFLIESMSRLWIYLDNNFFGKKAVYIGKSDVFFIELLEIFGLDKKNIARIKVPTRFRSVIIPEQANMLYERTYHKKYKEIYNKIRTNSRGYFYDKIYLSRKKFQKEKSAVCGEYEIEKIFEDNGFKIVYPEKVSIKKQIELMKNCKHLAGIQGSAIHLSLFAADGIELTVIYRKHEDIFPAQIKINKMKDIKNTSIEASLDFLRPFPSNIEYAVSIRNKYMREWLKDMKYKTDEMVYDPVTFEDYIGREEYKKLNNICLWKRKLKEKIIMLLTNFIFIKSLRKKIRYRLINR; from the coding sequence GTGAATAAACTTTATTCATCAGATAATTTTAAAGAAAAATTTTGTAAATATGCTTCTGAAATAACTGAATACACCGGAGAATTGAAAGTTGAAACTTACAATAACGCCGTTGTGCTGCCGTATTACAATTCTTCGCATAGTTCAAGCCCAGGTGCTTTAAATGTAGGCGGCGTTTTTGATTATAAGGGTAATATAATAGAGTTATCAAAAACGAAAGTTTCTGAGCAAACGGTTCATGTTGGCGCTCCCGAGATTTATAATGTAGAGCAAAAATTCAGATATATTGACGATGATGTTATATTTTTAGGGAATTTTTCCACTCATTTTGGGCACTTTTTAATTGAATCTATGAGCCGTTTATGGATTTATTTAGATAATAATTTTTTCGGAAAAAAAGCGGTATATATCGGCAAATCAGACGTGTTTTTTATTGAACTGCTTGAAATATTTGGTTTGGATAAGAAAAATATTGCAAGGATAAAAGTTCCTACAAGATTTCGTTCTGTTATAATTCCTGAACAAGCAAATATGTTGTATGAGCGGACTTATCACAAAAAATACAAGGAAATATATAATAAAATACGCACTAATTCGAGAGGATATTTTTACGATAAAATATATTTATCCAGAAAAAAATTTCAAAAAGAGAAGAGTGCCGTATGCGGCGAATATGAAATTGAAAAGATTTTTGAGGACAACGGATTCAAAATAGTATATCCTGAAAAAGTATCTATAAAAAAACAAATAGAATTAATGAAAAACTGTAAACATTTGGCAGGAATTCAGGGATCGGCTATACATTTATCATTGTTTGCCGCAGATGGCATAGAGCTTACTGTTATTTATAGAAAACATGAAGATATTTTTCCGGCACAGATTAAAATTAATAAAATGAAAGACATAAAAAACACAAGCATTGAAGCTTCTTTGGATTTTTTACGACCTTTTCCGTCTAATATCGAATACGCAGTTTCAATAAGAAACAAGTATATGAGGGAATGGTTAAAAGACATGAAGTATAAAACCGACGAAATGGTGTATGATCCTGTAACTTTTGAAGATTATATCGGACGGGAAGAATATAAAAAATTAAATAATATTTGTTTATGGAAAAGAAAGCTGAAAGAAAAAATTATAATGCTGTTGACAAATTTCATTTTTATAAAATCATTAAGAAAAAAGATAAGATACAGGCTTATAAACAGGTAA
- a CDS encoding toxin-antitoxin system YwqK family antitoxin translates to MIRKLFILYFAVFFFFVTADAAVTKKKFTYDKEQYYVYYDAKGNEIAKEKLKKNNPSEFSDGAKINGEVKEVDDSGNLIYTWNYKNNKKDGKAFGFYPSGKVMYELYYVNDFPQGIGIKYFENGNVSEKVFYINGKVEGPAHIYFENGNYYKYNYVGNKLNGHAHLYDKEHRLLEMSTYKDNVLDGEYIKYYLSGVVKSEMTYKQGKLEGYAKYYDEKGREVSTLFYKDGKNINKIQHIDEENRGVSSKKQAGEIIVWQGPAMTHLYESRKMINEIKFFEKGSFNGIHKTYYKNGQIRYEGRFVNGIPSGVFKTYSPEGKVICTDNYSSRGRLNGISRMYYVTGEKLAEYRYKNGKLEGVSSVYSKDGSLITEASYKNSLLHGSIKNFYENGTLCFESYFSNGIPVGQLRYYFPTKEHKLLYLVEFKNGKIHKSTAFSEDEFIEFVAEY, encoded by the coding sequence ATGATAAGAAAATTATTTATATTATATTTTGCAGTATTTTTCTTTTTTGTTACAGCCGACGCCGCCGTAACAAAAAAGAAATTTACCTACGATAAAGAACAATATTATGTTTACTATGATGCAAAAGGCAACGAAATAGCAAAAGAAAAACTCAAGAAAAACAATCCTTCAGAATTTTCTGACGGAGCGAAAATAAACGGAGAAGTAAAAGAAGTCGATGATAGCGGTAATCTGATTTATACGTGGAATTATAAGAATAATAAAAAAGATGGAAAAGCTTTCGGATTTTATCCGAGCGGCAAAGTAATGTATGAACTGTATTATGTTAACGATTTTCCACAGGGAATTGGCATAAAATATTTTGAAAATGGAAACGTATCTGAAAAAGTATTTTATATAAACGGCAAAGTTGAAGGACCGGCACACATATATTTTGAAAATGGAAATTATTACAAATACAATTATGTTGGTAACAAGTTAAACGGACACGCTCATCTTTATGACAAGGAGCACCGGCTTCTTGAAATGTCAACATATAAAGATAATGTGCTTGATGGAGAATATATAAAATATTATTTGTCGGGCGTGGTAAAATCCGAGATGACCTACAAGCAAGGCAAACTTGAAGGATATGCAAAATATTATGACGAAAAGGGCAGAGAAGTAAGCACTCTTTTTTACAAAGATGGAAAAAATATCAATAAGATACAGCATATTGACGAAGAAAACAGAGGTGTATCATCAAAAAAACAGGCGGGAGAAATCATAGTATGGCAGGGTCCCGCCATGACTCATCTATACGAGTCAAGAAAGATGATAAATGAAATAAAATTTTTTGAAAAAGGCAGTTTTAACGGCATACATAAAACTTATTATAAAAACGGACAAATCAGATATGAAGGTAGATTTGTCAACGGCATTCCTTCTGGAGTTTTTAAAACCTATTCTCCTGAAGGTAAAGTTATCTGTACGGACAATTACTCTTCCCGGGGCAGACTTAACGGCATATCCAGAATGTATTATGTCACAGGCGAAAAACTTGCCGAATACAGATACAAAAACGGCAAGCTTGAAGGCGTTTCTTCGGTTTACAGCAAAGATGGCAGCCTTATAACCGAAGCGAGCTATAAAAACAGCCTTCTCCATGGTTCGATAAAAAACTTTTATGAAAACGGCACGCTTTGTTTTGAAAGTTATTTTTCAAACGGTATTCCTGTAGGGCAGCTGAGATATTATTTTCCGACAAAGGAACATAAACTTTTATATCTTGTGGAATTCAAAAACGGAAAAATACACAAAAGCACAGCTTTTTCCGAAGACGAATTTATCGAGTTTGTAGCTGAATATTAA
- the proB gene encoding glutamate 5-kinase, producing MKIIIKIGTSTLTDKNGGLNKSYISLLAKNISDLQKEGNEILLVSSGAIRAGMGHLKLKNKPKTLREKQALAAIGQPLIMNAYGEAFGVCGISVAQLLLTRDDFENRMKYINARNTLYELMKNGVIPIINENDTIAVEEINFGDNDTLAALVSAAVDADKLIIFTDVDGLYEGHPSRGLFISRVEKITKDIESFADAKSGSGKGSGGMKTKILAAKIATSSGADTIISNGSNPGMLKRISEEKARCTVFKAKTCRLEAKKSWIAFGKKPKGCIFVDKKAEEALVKKGKSLLAAGINNISGNFKRGDTVAVSEKDSKKEFARGLINYSFEEVLKIKGKNTKEMKKIVSAQEDEVIHRDNLVIL from the coding sequence ATGAAGATTATAATAAAAATAGGTACGAGTACTCTTACCGATAAAAACGGCGGTTTAAACAAATCGTACATATCCTTGCTGGCAAAAAATATCTCTGATCTGCAAAAAGAAGGGAATGAAATTTTATTGGTCAGTTCTGGAGCCATAAGAGCTGGAATGGGACATTTAAAATTAAAAAATAAGCCTAAAACTTTAAGGGAAAAACAGGCTTTGGCGGCAATCGGGCAGCCTCTTATAATGAACGCTTATGGTGAAGCTTTCGGTGTTTGCGGTATAAGTGTCGCACAGCTTCTTCTCACCAGAGATGATTTTGAAAACAGAATGAAATATATAAATGCGAGGAATACTCTTTACGAACTTATGAAAAATGGGGTTATTCCCATAATAAATGAAAATGATACCATTGCTGTAGAAGAGATAAATTTTGGAGACAACGATACGCTGGCGGCTTTGGTGTCCGCAGCTGTTGACGCTGACAAACTTATTATTTTTACAGATGTCGACGGCCTTTACGAAGGACATCCTTCAAGAGGGCTGTTTATTTCAAGAGTTGAAAAAATAACCAAAGACATAGAATCTTTTGCTGATGCAAAATCAGGCAGCGGCAAAGGCAGCGGCGGAATGAAAACTAAAATTCTTGCCGCAAAAATAGCTACGTCATCGGGAGCGGACACTATTATCTCCAACGGCTCCAATCCTGGCATGTTAAAGCGGATAAGTGAAGAAAAAGCCAGATGTACGGTTTTTAAAGCAAAAACATGTCGACTGGAAGCGAAAAAATCGTGGATAGCGTTCGGCAAAAAGCCAAAAGGCTGTATTTTTGTTGATAAAAAAGCCGAGGAAGCACTGGTAAAAAAAGGAAAAAGTCTGCTTGCTGCCGGAATAAACAACATAAGTGGAAATTTTAAGAGAGGAGACACGGTAGCCGTGTCGGAAAAAGATTCAAAAAAAGAGTTTGCCAGAGGTCTGATAAATTATAGTTTTGAAGAAGTGCTTAAAATTAAAGGCAAAAATACAAAAGAAATGAAAAAGATTGTTTCGGCACAGGAAGATGAAGTAATACATAGGGATAATCTCGTAATATTATGA